The following are from one region of the Rosistilla carotiformis genome:
- a CDS encoding DUF1592 domain-containing protein, with product MMGFRSRQNQSPRQWRVVQAMGRGEKRSIRGWTLAVLMTLTGGSVAWGQPVATFTPDQVGFDRLIEPFLKQHCLRCHGPEEALGEFRIDRDLGIDLMQQASHAKWGEVVNVLNSHEMPPQDEPQPDVTSVGKVVDWITDQMVRVEQIRRDASIIIRRMNRDEYRNTIRDLVGIDYDTSHFPQDPPTGGFDNNGGALTVSPLHLELYYNAAREILDRAIVDGDQPAAISWRFEPESGDSDRNRVEYDKQRLIVNGGKNRVVDRFVVMHHASCDRKVNVRSFQLKQPGPYRITIRAAGVVPTREQVVASAEQFLRKRMADNIQKHPDRSDRHREQFERDLAHFSSDSRYDYGPPRVRVIQHLAGQPAVLAEFDIDASPDSPKEYPIDAIFSTESAGITIEYAYDIPKEVENFWMQTGDDFARPEAWIDSILLEGPIYPQWPPESHVRLLPEATLKESDPTSYVRTVVARFMQRAYRRRVTSSELDAKMALFDGAFRETSDVQTAIRAPLIAILMSSHFLYLAEPEGADGSVDAAAMPRALNDFELATRLSYFLWSSMPDEALFHAAAQGRLRDPETRLLHVERMLEDPKSEALVKNFAGQWLGLREVGANPPAAELYRRYDRHLETSIVGESLSFFRELLLHDLDVMNFIASDFVVINQRLARFYGIPGVHGDHFRRVAVPAGVHRGGVLTQASVLSITSNGTRTSPVKRGTWVLKNLLGSDPGLPVANAGEIAPKVPGIDKATVRQRLEIHRELPQCARCHDKIDPLGFALENYDASGFWRLQEGHGYQGRIGRNDPVIDASSRLPDGTPVDGIDGLQQALLQNEDAFLRCLAEKMLTYALGRELGIADRVHLDAAVNDLQANGKTLRQLIRWIVVSEPFQTK from the coding sequence ATGATGGGATTTCGCTCGCGACAAAATCAGTCTCCGCGACAATGGAGAGTCGTCCAAGCGATGGGAAGGGGGGAAAAGCGGTCGATCCGTGGTTGGACGCTTGCCGTCCTGATGACGCTGACCGGTGGCAGCGTCGCGTGGGGGCAGCCCGTCGCAACGTTCACGCCGGACCAAGTGGGATTCGATCGGTTGATCGAACCGTTTTTGAAGCAACACTGTTTGCGCTGCCATGGTCCTGAGGAAGCACTTGGTGAGTTTCGGATCGACCGTGATCTTGGCATCGATCTGATGCAGCAGGCGTCTCATGCCAAGTGGGGCGAAGTGGTGAATGTTCTCAACAGCCACGAGATGCCTCCGCAAGATGAGCCGCAACCCGATGTCACGTCGGTCGGCAAGGTGGTCGATTGGATCACCGATCAGATGGTTCGCGTCGAACAAATCCGTCGCGACGCATCGATCATCATTCGCCGTATGAATCGGGATGAATATCGCAACACGATCCGTGATCTTGTCGGCATCGATTACGACACCTCCCACTTTCCGCAAGATCCTCCCACCGGCGGTTTCGACAACAACGGCGGTGCGCTGACCGTTTCGCCATTGCATCTGGAACTGTACTACAACGCGGCACGGGAAATCCTCGACCGGGCGATCGTCGATGGCGATCAACCTGCTGCGATTTCATGGCGGTTCGAACCGGAATCGGGGGATTCGGACCGCAATCGCGTCGAATACGACAAGCAGCGATTGATCGTTAACGGCGGGAAAAATCGAGTCGTCGATCGGTTTGTCGTGATGCACCACGCCAGCTGCGATCGGAAGGTCAACGTCCGTAGCTTTCAGTTAAAACAGCCCGGTCCGTATCGAATCACGATTCGGGCGGCGGGAGTTGTCCCGACACGTGAACAAGTGGTCGCGTCGGCGGAACAGTTTCTTCGCAAGCGGATGGCTGATAACATCCAAAAGCACCCCGATCGTAGCGATCGGCACCGCGAGCAATTCGAACGGGATCTAGCGCATTTCAGCAGCGATTCGCGATACGATTACGGGCCGCCGCGCGTTCGCGTGATTCAACATTTGGCAGGCCAGCCAGCAGTGCTTGCGGAGTTCGATATCGATGCTTCGCCCGATTCCCCCAAAGAGTATCCGATCGATGCGATCTTCAGTACCGAATCGGCGGGAATCACGATCGAATACGCCTACGATATTCCCAAGGAGGTGGAAAACTTCTGGATGCAGACCGGCGACGACTTTGCGCGTCCAGAGGCGTGGATCGATTCAATTCTTTTAGAGGGTCCTATCTATCCCCAGTGGCCTCCAGAGAGCCACGTGCGGCTCTTGCCTGAGGCAACGCTAAAAGAGTCCGATCCCACAAGCTACGTTCGAACGGTGGTCGCTCGCTTCATGCAGCGGGCCTATCGCCGACGCGTGACGTCCAGCGAGCTAGACGCGAAGATGGCGTTGTTTGATGGAGCCTTTCGGGAAACGTCCGACGTTCAAACGGCAATCCGAGCGCCTTTGATCGCGATCCTGATGTCGTCTCACTTCCTCTACCTGGCCGAACCAGAAGGGGCGGACGGTTCTGTAGACGCGGCGGCGATGCCGCGGGCACTTAATGATTTTGAACTGGCGACGCGGTTGTCCTATTTTTTGTGGAGCAGCATGCCGGACGAAGCGTTATTTCACGCGGCGGCGCAAGGACGTCTCCGCGATCCAGAGACGCGGTTGTTGCACGTCGAACGGATGTTGGAAGATCCAAAGTCCGAAGCGTTGGTGAAAAATTTTGCGGGCCAGTGGCTCGGGTTGCGAGAGGTCGGTGCGAATCCTCCGGCCGCTGAACTCTATCGACGTTACGACCGCCATTTGGAAACGTCGATCGTCGGGGAGTCGTTAAGCTTCTTCCGAGAGCTGTTGCTGCACGATTTGGACGTGATGAATTTTATCGCGTCGGATTTCGTGGTGATCAATCAGCGGTTGGCCAGGTTCTACGGTATTCCGGGCGTGCATGGCGATCATTTCCGCCGCGTCGCAGTGCCGGCTGGAGTGCATCGCGGCGGCGTGCTAACGCAAGCTTCGGTGCTGTCGATTACCTCGAATGGCACCCGAACTTCACCGGTCAAACGCGGAACCTGGGTGCTAAAAAATTTACTCGGTAGCGATCCCGGATTGCCGGTCGCCAACGCGGGGGAGATTGCGCCCAAGGTCCCCGGGATCGACAAAGCCACGGTTCGTCAACGGCTTGAGATTCATCGCGAACTGCCGCAGTGTGCACGTTGCCACGACAAGATCGATCCGTTGGGCTTCGCACTCGAAAACTACGATGCATCGGGATTCTGGCGACTGCAGGAAGGTCACGGATACCAAGGTCGGATTGGCCGCAACGATCCGGTGATCGACGCGTCGAGTCGCTTGCCCGATGGCACACCGGTTGACGGAATCGATGGTCTGCAGCAAGCGCTGCTGCAAAACGAGGATGCATTCCTTCGCTGTCTCGCGGAGAAGATGTTGACCTATGCATTGGGGCGCGAGCTTGGGATTGCCGACCGAGTGCACTTGGACGCGGCGGTCAACGACCTGCAAGCCAACGGCAAAACGCTGCGGCAATTGATTCGATGGATTGTTGTTAGCGAGCCGTTTCAAACGAAATAA
- a CDS encoding DUF1552 domain-containing protein has product MQRTFTRRSVLRGLGTCLSLPLLDAMVPTADAAPSKFRPLERSLNPQPRMICCYVPNGVNIAKWVPEQAGRDYVLSPTLKALEPHRQDFSVISGLGHPAAKGGHSGADTWLTGADLGAKSGSDYTNRVSADQIAAMHHGHQTRFPSLQLSDSSGTGAAGHSHTLSFDRSGTPIPAENSPRRLFERLFVPDSAEDRQATLRRYALQKSILDNVLAEAKALGRRLGTKDKLKLEQYLASVRETELRVERLQEWIDVPKPEVEPTDLQLASQSRNAHDRPMWIDVMMELSYLAFNTDTTRVITFEWSREAGGFGGGGENHHELSHHGGDEKMLQQLAVIDRFHLDRLARFLQFLKDTDDGDGNMLDRTMIVYGSGMNSGTGGEHSPKNLPLLVAGGHKLGFNHGQHLAFGGETPPPLNNLLLSVIQKMKVPVESFGDSTGTINGLT; this is encoded by the coding sequence ATGCAACGCACGTTCACGCGGCGCTCCGTATTGCGGGGCCTTGGAACATGTCTGAGCCTTCCGCTGCTGGATGCGATGGTGCCGACAGCGGACGCCGCGCCGTCGAAGTTTCGTCCGTTGGAACGGTCGCTGAATCCGCAGCCGCGGATGATCTGTTGTTACGTGCCCAATGGCGTCAACATTGCAAAGTGGGTTCCTGAGCAGGCGGGCAGGGATTACGTTTTATCCCCAACGCTGAAGGCGCTCGAACCGCATCGGCAGGATTTTTCTGTCATCTCGGGACTCGGGCACCCAGCGGCCAAGGGGGGGCACAGTGGCGCCGATACTTGGTTGACAGGAGCCGATCTGGGGGCCAAGTCGGGCAGCGATTACACCAACCGCGTTTCGGCCGATCAAATCGCCGCGATGCATCACGGGCATCAGACGCGGTTCCCGTCGCTTCAATTATCCGACAGCAGTGGCACTGGCGCGGCGGGGCATTCGCATACGCTGTCGTTCGATCGCAGTGGGACGCCGATTCCGGCAGAGAACTCGCCAAGGCGGCTGTTCGAAAGGTTGTTTGTTCCCGATTCGGCGGAGGATCGGCAGGCGACGCTCAGGCGATACGCATTGCAGAAATCGATCCTTGACAATGTTCTTGCAGAAGCCAAAGCGTTGGGGAGACGGCTGGGGACGAAAGACAAACTGAAATTGGAACAATATCTAGCGAGCGTTCGCGAGACGGAACTGCGCGTTGAACGTTTGCAGGAATGGATCGACGTCCCGAAGCCGGAGGTCGAACCGACCGATCTGCAACTGGCCAGCCAGTCGCGGAACGCGCACGATCGTCCGATGTGGATCGACGTGATGATGGAGCTTTCTTATCTGGCGTTCAACACCGACACGACACGTGTGATCACGTTTGAATGGTCGCGTGAAGCGGGAGGCTTCGGCGGCGGGGGCGAGAACCATCACGAGTTGTCACATCATGGTGGGGATGAAAAGATGCTGCAACAGTTGGCCGTGATCGATCGTTTTCATCTCGACCGTTTAGCCCGGTTCCTTCAGTTTCTGAAGGATACCGACGATGGCGATGGAAACATGTTGGATCGCACGATGATCGTCTACGGTTCGGGAATGAATTCGGGAACCGGCGGCGAGCATTCGCCAAAGAACTTGCCGTTGTTGGTCGCAGGCGGCCACAAGCTGGGCTTCAACCACGGTCAACACCTCGCCTTCGGCGGAGAGACTCCTCCGCCGCTCAATAATTTGCTGCTGAGCGTGATCCAGAAAATGAAAGTGCCCGTCGAATCGTTCGGCGATTCCACGGGCACGATCAATGGATTGACTTAA
- a CDS encoding DUF1573 domain-containing protein encodes MNTNALRSLAGLMLIALVCPQAGAVEWADNMFPVKKHEFGTVAVAAKTEFRFPFKNLYKEDIHVATVRASCGCTTPIIENHTLKTGETGHILARFNTGSFHGKKGATLTVVIDKPYYAEVQLRVDGYIRRDIVFNPGQVEFGSVMQGESVHKEIGVTYAGRSDWQIVEVQSSSPNVAAAFEEVSRNGGRVSYKLNVAFDGAAEPGQAHSNIVVITNDRAMPRVPLEVTYDVRPAVIVSPQVMAIGNLKPGESSEQRLVVRSDKPFRLTDIQAEGFSIEYKANEESKKMHVLPLKITAGEKSGLMSQRLIVKTDLPGDLTGSALVAGQILAK; translated from the coding sequence ATGAATACGAATGCGTTACGAAGCCTTGCTGGGTTAATGCTGATTGCATTGGTCTGCCCGCAAGCCGGTGCCGTCGAATGGGCGGACAACATGTTTCCGGTCAAGAAACACGAATTTGGAACCGTCGCGGTGGCGGCGAAGACCGAATTTCGGTTTCCCTTCAAGAATTTGTATAAAGAAGACATCCATGTGGCGACCGTACGGGCCAGCTGTGGATGCACCACCCCGATCATCGAAAATCACACCCTGAAAACGGGTGAAACGGGACATATCCTGGCCCGCTTCAATACCGGTTCGTTCCACGGCAAAAAGGGTGCGACCCTGACCGTCGTGATCGACAAGCCGTATTACGCCGAGGTGCAATTGCGTGTCGATGGCTACATCCGCCGCGACATCGTCTTTAATCCTGGCCAGGTAGAATTTGGATCGGTGATGCAAGGTGAATCGGTGCATAAAGAGATCGGCGTCACCTACGCGGGGCGTAGCGACTGGCAGATCGTCGAGGTTCAATCTTCCTCGCCCAACGTAGCCGCGGCATTTGAAGAGGTCTCCCGAAACGGTGGCCGTGTTTCCTACAAATTGAACGTCGCCTTTGACGGGGCCGCCGAACCAGGCCAAGCGCACTCCAACATCGTTGTGATCACCAACGACCGCGCCATGCCACGGGTTCCCCTGGAAGTCACCTACGATGTGCGTCCTGCCGTGATCGTTAGCCCTCAAGTCATGGCGATCGGCAATCTGAAGCCGGGCGAATCATCGGAGCAGCGTTTGGTCGTACGCAGCGACAAACCGTTCCGCTTGACCGACATCCAGGCCGAAGGATTCAGTATCGAATACAAGGCGAACGAAGAGTCAAAAAAGATGCACGTCCTGCCCCTGAAGATCACCGCCGGTGAGAAGTCGGGCTTGATGAGCCAACGGTTGATCGTCAAAACCGATCTACCCGGTGATCTGACCGGCAGCGCTCTGGTCGCAGGCCAGATCCTGGCAAAATAG
- the ilvC gene encoding ketol-acid reductoisomerase — protein MAATIYYDNDADLSHLKGKTVAIIGYGSQGHAQAQNLRDSGCEVIIGQRPGGPNYDLAKSHGFEPMSADEATAKADVVNLLLPDEVQGDVYKAQIRDNLKPGNVLMCSHGFNIHFGQIEPPTGVDTLLVAPKGPGHLVRSEYEKGGGVPSLIALGEGASEETKQIGLAYAKGIGGTRGGVIETTFQEETETDLFGEQVVLCGGLSELIKAGFETLVEAGYQPEMAYFECMHEVKLIVDLFYQGGLSYMRYSISNTAEYGDYVTGPRIITPETKAEMKRVLTEIQNGTFARNWILENRGGAAMFKTTRRLEQGHPIETVGKRLRSLMSWIDDKQV, from the coding sequence ATGGCGGCCACGATTTATTACGACAACGATGCCGACCTGTCTCACCTCAAAGGCAAGACGGTCGCGATTATTGGTTACGGTTCGCAAGGCCATGCCCAAGCTCAGAACCTTCGCGACAGCGGCTGCGAGGTCATCATCGGCCAACGTCCCGGCGGTCCCAACTACGACTTGGCCAAGAGCCACGGTTTCGAACCGATGTCGGCCGACGAAGCGACTGCCAAAGCGGACGTCGTCAATCTGTTGCTGCCCGATGAAGTCCAAGGCGACGTTTACAAAGCACAGATCCGTGACAACCTGAAACCAGGCAACGTCCTGATGTGCTCGCACGGTTTCAACATCCACTTCGGTCAGATCGAACCACCAACCGGCGTCGACACGCTGTTGGTCGCTCCCAAGGGTCCTGGGCACTTGGTCCGCAGCGAATACGAAAAAGGGGGCGGCGTCCCCAGTTTGATCGCCCTGGGCGAAGGAGCCAGCGAAGAGACCAAGCAGATCGGTTTGGCCTACGCGAAGGGAATCGGCGGCACCCGTGGTGGCGTGATCGAGACAACCTTCCAAGAAGAAACCGAAACCGACCTGTTCGGCGAACAAGTGGTCCTTTGCGGCGGACTCAGCGAACTGATTAAAGCCGGCTTCGAAACGCTAGTCGAAGCGGGTTACCAACCCGAGATGGCTTACTTCGAATGCATGCACGAAGTCAAACTGATCGTCGACCTGTTCTATCAGGGCGGACTCAGCTACATGCGTTACAGCATTTCGAACACCGCTGAATACGGCGATTATGTCACCGGCCCGCGAATCATTACCCCTGAAACCAAAGCGGAAATGAAGCGTGTCCTCACCGAAATCCAAAACGGCACCTTTGCTCGCAATTGGATCTTGGAAAACCGCGGTGGGGCTGCCATGTTCAAGACTACCCGTCGCCTGGAACAGGGCCACCCGATCGAAACCGTTGGCAAGCGTTTGCGTTCGCTGATGAGCTGGATCGACGACAAGCAAGTCTAG
- the ilvN gene encoding acetolactate synthase small subunit, protein MRHVLSALVQNVPGVLAHISGMLASRGYNIDSLAVGETDDPQLSHMTFVVMGDDNTLAQVRKQLEKIVTVVRVMDISATDYVERDLMLCKVQAAPGPSRSEVRELVDIFRGRIVDVGPDEITIELSGRESKIEAFIERMRNYGIIELVRTGRIAMVRSGAVVETPVD, encoded by the coding sequence ATGCGACACGTCCTATCGGCCCTCGTTCAGAATGTTCCCGGTGTGCTCGCTCACATCTCGGGGATGTTGGCCTCGCGCGGATACAACATCGATTCCTTGGCCGTCGGCGAAACCGACGACCCCCAGCTGTCCCACATGACGTTTGTCGTCATGGGCGACGACAATACGCTGGCGCAAGTTCGCAAGCAGCTGGAAAAGATCGTGACCGTCGTTCGCGTGATGGATATCAGCGCCACCGATTACGTTGAACGCGACCTGATGCTGTGCAAGGTTCAAGCGGCTCCTGGGCCGTCGCGATCGGAAGTTCGCGAACTGGTCGACATCTTCCGCGGTCGAATCGTCGACGTCGGTCCCGATGAAATCACGATCGAACTGAGCGGACGCGAGAGCAAAATCGAAGCCTTCATCGAACGGATGCGAAATTACGGAATCATCGAATTGGTCCGAACCGGGCGAATCGCGATGGTTCGCAGCGGTGCCGTCGTCGAAACTCCCGTTGATTAA
- a CDS encoding segregation and condensation protein A has protein sequence MTFRIDLPAYRGPMDLLLYLVRRSELDVTKMSLTNVVDQYLEYLEVLQDLDVNGVGDFIDLASTLVEFKSKAVLPQADDEQEEEILEDPQEELVERLLEYKRFRDASSILDEMGEQWQQRYPRIADDLPPRQIDPGDQPIADLELWDLVSAFGRIMRESSGPPPTQVVYDDTPIHVYMQRIHQQLLKQEEVRFSDLFDLGAHKSAMIGIFLAILELARHYGVSTRQEAGGIEIVVTRGDRFETELNVSEVDNYDASAVDETNLPIKKSS, from the coding sequence ATGACCTTCCGAATCGATTTGCCCGCCTACCGCGGTCCAATGGACCTGCTGCTGTACTTGGTGCGTCGCAGCGAATTGGATGTCACCAAGATGTCGTTGACCAACGTGGTCGACCAGTACCTGGAATATTTGGAAGTTTTGCAGGATCTGGATGTCAACGGCGTCGGCGATTTCATCGACCTGGCGTCCACTTTGGTGGAATTCAAAAGTAAGGCGGTGCTGCCGCAGGCGGACGACGAACAGGAAGAAGAGATCCTCGAAGACCCTCAGGAGGAGCTGGTCGAACGGCTGTTGGAGTACAAGCGGTTTCGCGATGCGTCGAGCATCTTGGACGAGATGGGGGAGCAGTGGCAGCAGCGGTACCCGCGGATCGCCGACGATCTTCCGCCGCGGCAAATCGATCCAGGAGACCAACCGATCGCCGACCTCGAACTGTGGGATCTGGTCAGCGCCTTTGGCCGGATCATGCGAGAATCGTCCGGCCCGCCGCCGACGCAGGTGGTCTACGACGACACGCCGATCCACGTCTACATGCAACGCATCCACCAACAACTGCTCAAGCAAGAAGAGGTGCGTTTTTCCGACTTGTTCGACCTGGGGGCCCATAAGTCGGCAATGATTGGTATCTTTCTGGCGATCCTTGAGTTGGCAAGGCATTACGGTGTGTCGACCCGGCAGGAAGCCGGCGGCATTGAAATCGTGGTCACCCGAGGTGATCGGTTCGAGACGGAGCTGAATGTAAGCGAGGTCGACAACTACGACGCCAGCGCCGTCGATGAAACGAACTTGCCCATTAAAAAATCGTCTTGA
- a CDS encoding MBL fold metallo-hydrolase, with amino-acid sequence MFENIPLRQCQHAGLTIEGYSRAAVQTCWRIPELKCGFDLGVQPWDFMGTPTWFVSHTHLDHIAALAVYVSRRRMMKMDPPVIYLPASAIDQCLAMLRCFTRLDKGAMPCELLPAAPGDEIELSRELVVNVIPTWHTIESVGFMVSERRKKLKEEFQGLQGTEIRDLRLKGIEVSHETRMPILAYTGDTQPRGLDENPEVFDCKILIAEMTFIAPEHRKDKIHKHGHMHLDDWVARKDRFNNELIIASHFSTRYSDPQIRRMVEKKLPGLMGGRLNLWL; translated from the coding sequence ATGTTTGAAAATATTCCGTTGCGGCAGTGTCAACACGCGGGGCTGACCATCGAAGGCTATTCCCGCGCGGCTGTGCAAACGTGTTGGAGAATTCCTGAATTAAAGTGTGGTTTTGATCTGGGCGTTCAGCCTTGGGACTTCATGGGCACACCGACCTGGTTCGTCAGCCATACGCACCTGGATCACATCGCCGCGCTCGCCGTTTACGTCTCGCGTCGGCGGATGATGAAGATGGATCCGCCGGTGATCTATCTGCCCGCCAGTGCAATCGATCAATGCCTGGCGATGCTGCGATGCTTCACGCGCTTGGACAAAGGGGCGATGCCATGCGAGCTGTTGCCGGCGGCACCAGGGGACGAAATCGAACTCTCACGCGAACTGGTCGTCAACGTCATTCCGACGTGGCATACGATCGAATCGGTGGGATTTATGGTCAGCGAGCGGCGGAAGAAGTTGAAAGAGGAATTCCAGGGACTGCAAGGGACCGAAATTCGCGACCTGCGTTTGAAGGGGATTGAGGTCTCGCACGAGACGCGCATGCCGATCCTCGCCTACACCGGCGACACGCAGCCACGCGGACTCGATGAAAACCCGGAGGTCTTCGACTGTAAGATCTTAATTGCCGAGATGACTTTCATCGCCCCCGAGCACCGCAAGGACAAGATCCACAAACATGGCCACATGCATCTGGACGACTGGGTCGCACGGAAGGACCGATTCAACAATGAATTGATCATCGCATCGCATTTTAGCACGCGGTACAGCGATCCGCAGATCCGGCGAATGGTAGAAAAGAAGCTGCCCGGTCTGATGGGCGGCCGGTTGAACCTGTGGCTATAG
- the hemW gene encoding radical SAM family heme chaperone HemW, protein MAIENQNSLDLTAAADLDPPRAAYVHVPFCRHRCGYCNFSVLAGRDDLVDAYLSALQVELSQLGQPRVVDTLFIGGGTPTHFDGHALTRFLTLVRDWFPRSDQATEFSVEANPNDITPAKLDVLKAFGVDRISLGVQSFDADKLKTLERTHSPDEARTAIQLAAETIGNVSIDLIFATPEETPAAWRRDLRDAVALPLSHLSTYGLTFEKGTSFWNRLRKSDLAPIVEEDQLEMFRDAISIPAAAGLKHYEVSNHALPGRQCHHNMAYWRGVGWYAAGPGAASFVDGRRAVNHRSTTTYIKRLLQGKSPIAESEQLTNEQLIRERVAFGLRMLDGIDLRDVGPLEVVDRLLNAKFQMLIEIGMLKRTGSQVALTPQGLFVSDSVVSEIL, encoded by the coding sequence GTGGCTATAGAAAACCAAAACTCACTGGATCTCACGGCGGCGGCGGATTTGGATCCGCCGCGGGCTGCTTATGTTCACGTGCCGTTTTGCCGGCACCGCTGTGGTTACTGCAATTTCAGTGTCTTGGCCGGACGCGACGATCTTGTCGACGCCTACCTTTCCGCCCTGCAGGTCGAATTGTCGCAATTGGGGCAGCCTCGCGTCGTCGACACGCTGTTCATCGGCGGCGGCACGCCGACCCACTTCGATGGCCACGCGCTGACGCGGTTCCTGACGCTGGTCCGCGATTGGTTCCCGCGGTCGGATCAGGCCACTGAATTCAGTGTCGAAGCGAATCCGAACGATATCACGCCGGCAAAGCTTGATGTTTTGAAAGCCTTTGGGGTCGACCGGATCAGCTTGGGCGTGCAGTCGTTTGATGCGGACAAGTTGAAAACGTTGGAGCGAACGCATTCACCTGACGAAGCGCGCACGGCGATCCAGTTGGCCGCCGAAACGATTGGCAATGTCTCGATCGATTTGATCTTTGCCACGCCGGAGGAAACGCCCGCCGCGTGGCGACGCGATCTGCGCGATGCGGTCGCGCTGCCATTGAGCCATCTGTCGACGTACGGTCTGACCTTCGAAAAGGGAACTTCGTTTTGGAACCGGTTGCGGAAATCGGATCTGGCACCGATCGTTGAAGAAGACCAATTGGAGATGTTTCGCGATGCGATTTCGATTCCGGCGGCGGCTGGTTTGAAGCATTACGAGGTTTCGAATCATGCGTTGCCGGGGCGTCAGTGCCATCACAACATGGCGTATTGGCGGGGCGTGGGATGGTACGCGGCCGGTCCCGGCGCGGCATCGTTTGTCGATGGACGGCGGGCCGTCAATCATCGCAGTACGACCACGTACATCAAACGCTTGCTGCAAGGGAAATCGCCGATCGCCGAGTCCGAGCAATTGACCAACGAGCAATTGATCCGTGAACGGGTCGCGTTTGGTCTGCGGATGCTCGACGGCATCGATCTACGCGACGTCGGACCGTTGGAGGTCGTCGACCGATTGCTGAACGCAAAGTTCCAGATGTTGATCGAGATCGGGATGTTGAAACGCACCGGCAGCCAGGTGGCGCTGACGCCGCAGGGGCTGTTTGTTAGCGATTCGGTCGTCTCGGAGATTCTGTAG
- a CDS encoding HEAT repeat domain-containing protein gives MVFGFGKAKPPLTASRRGQIELRMRYLVDRLTLPVIQQTAIVTDAAPFLPNETVTAEELPDVAARIAKQMQADISGLQWEVTDGTPATAVHQIGDVPKVRVPQEALHDPRQLVTTLAHEISHYRLGQFDPGDLPDQGQWLTELATLCGGFVIAVCNSTVKPSCCSTPAPTATALRSLGFLTAADLGYAAALLARLRNETDPAWGRQLRADAQVAYKQAKKSMPAACTMVIDASSIPSPQSSIQQLAEQMVSSNESFQFLAAEQIARRHAEPREAFVPALTQMLRSRDEQVVLVAAEALRSIGPAAHAAAPALEHLLNHRVDMIAASAGIALMAIDPNELVFEHVGELLENRWSAAIPISTALAQYGHQAAAAGPSICRRLVTALRRTEDEIIDALAACLHAVAEAPMEVIEATISNDEILEWMKGYLASMDEVAAE, from the coding sequence ATGGTTTTTGGATTTGGAAAAGCGAAGCCACCGTTGACGGCTTCCCGACGTGGACAGATCGAACTGCGGATGCGTTATTTGGTCGATCGGTTGACGTTGCCGGTGATCCAACAGACGGCCATCGTAACCGATGCGGCTCCGTTTCTACCCAACGAAACGGTAACCGCAGAAGAACTGCCCGACGTTGCCGCGAGGATCGCCAAACAGATGCAAGCCGATATTTCCGGCTTGCAATGGGAGGTGACCGACGGAACTCCCGCGACGGCGGTTCACCAGATCGGTGATGTACCCAAAGTGCGCGTCCCGCAGGAAGCGTTGCACGACCCGCGACAACTGGTGACCACCTTGGCTCACGAGATCTCGCACTATCGCTTAGGTCAGTTCGACCCGGGCGATCTTCCCGATCAAGGACAATGGCTGACCGAACTGGCCACGCTTTGCGGCGGTTTTGTGATCGCGGTATGCAACAGTACCGTCAAACCGTCGTGCTGCAGTACGCCCGCTCCCACCGCCACGGCGCTTCGCAGCCTGGGCTTTCTGACCGCCGCCGACCTCGGTTACGCTGCGGCGCTGCTGGCGCGCTTGCGGAACGAAACCGACCCAGCGTGGGGACGCCAACTGCGAGCCGATGCACAGGTCGCGTACAAACAAGCCAAGAAGTCGATGCCCGCCGCGTGTACGATGGTGATCGACGCTTCCTCGATTCCCTCGCCGCAAAGTTCGATTCAGCAGCTGGCCGAGCAGATGGTTTCGTCCAATGAATCGTTTCAATTCCTGGCCGCCGAACAGATCGCCCGCCGACACGCTGAACCGCGTGAAGCCTTTGTGCCGGCGTTAACCCAGATGCTGCGATCACGCGACGAACAAGTGGTCCTGGTGGCCGCCGAAGCACTGCGTTCGATCGGTCCGGCCGCACATGCCGCCGCACCGGCACTGGAACATCTGCTGAATCATCGCGTCGACATGATCGCGGCGTCGGCCGGAATCGCGCTGATGGCGATCGATCCCAACGAACTCGTCTTCGAACACGTTGGTGAACTGTTGGAGAACCGTTGGTCCGCTGCGATTCCCATCTCGACAGCGTTGGCCCAGTACGGTCACCAAGCCGCGGCAGCGGGGCCTAGCATTTGTCGTCGGCTGGTCACGGCGCTTCGCCGCACCGAAGATGAGATCATCGACGCGCTGGCCGCTTGCCTGCACGCGGTTGCCGAGGCGCCGATGGAAGTCATCGAAGCAACGATCTCCAACGACGAGATCCTGGAATGGATGAAAGGTTATCTGGCCAGCATGGACGAAGTGGCTGCGGAGTAG